In the Brucella anthropi ATCC 49188 genome, one interval contains:
- a CDS encoding glycosyltransferase family 4 protein: MHKPDSGPVRVQDVEVVAPNFKRRLSGVTSTIVQLIPLQRAKGLNIATMGPGLPDTLPHLGRSALWSFWSKPATKPFRIWHARRNIEMLAGIFMRDVLRMKLRLIFTSAAQRDHKPFTKWLIRRMNAVIATSGRSGSFLEVPHQVIMHGVDLERFHPPVGDEDSFAASGLPGKYAVGCFGRVRSSKGTDLFVDAMIALLPQYPDWTAIITGRTTAEHQSFEDALKAKIAAAGLQDRILILGEVPDIRVWYRRLTLYVAPSRNEGFGLTPLEAMASQTAVVASDAGAYAEMIVEGTGTSVAAGDGDALRKAIEPYLADPALAERDGENALRHVRATFPLEKEAAAISAVYERVFAGK, translated from the coding sequence GTGCATAAGCCAGATTCCGGACCGGTTCGGGTTCAGGACGTCGAGGTAGTGGCGCCGAATTTCAAGCGCCGCCTCTCCGGTGTCACATCGACAATCGTTCAGCTGATCCCCTTGCAGCGCGCAAAGGGGCTGAACATTGCGACGATGGGGCCGGGCCTGCCGGATACGCTTCCGCATCTGGGACGGAGCGCTCTTTGGTCCTTCTGGTCAAAGCCAGCGACGAAACCGTTCCGCATCTGGCATGCGCGGCGCAATATTGAAATGCTCGCCGGTATTTTCATGCGCGATGTGCTGCGCATGAAACTGAGGCTGATCTTTACCTCAGCTGCACAGCGAGACCACAAGCCGTTTACCAAATGGCTCATCCGCCGCATGAATGCGGTGATTGCAACGAGTGGTCGCTCGGGAAGCTTTCTCGAAGTCCCGCATCAGGTCATCATGCATGGCGTGGACTTGGAGCGTTTCCATCCTCCTGTCGGCGATGAGGACAGTTTCGCGGCGTCGGGCCTGCCCGGAAAATATGCGGTCGGTTGTTTCGGTCGCGTGCGTTCCTCCAAGGGAACAGACCTTTTCGTCGATGCGATGATTGCGCTGTTGCCGCAATATCCGGACTGGACGGCCATCATCACCGGACGCACGACTGCAGAACACCAGTCTTTCGAGGATGCGCTGAAGGCGAAGATCGCCGCTGCCGGTTTGCAGGACCGTATCCTCATTCTGGGGGAAGTGCCGGATATCCGCGTCTGGTATCGCCGCCTGACGCTTTATGTTGCGCCTTCGCGCAATGAAGGTTTTGGGCTGACACCGCTGGAAGCCATGGCGTCGCAAACGGCAGTCGTTGCCAGCGATGCGGGTGCCTATGCGGAAATGATCGTGGAAGGCACCGGAACATCGGTTGCGGCCGGTGACGGAGATGCCCTGCGCAAGGCTATCGAACCTTATCTGGCAGATCCGGCACTGGCGGAACGCGATGGCGAGAATGCTCTCAGGCATGTTCGCGCGACTTTCCCGCTCGAAAAGGAAGCAGCTGCCATCAGCGCTGTCTACGAGCGCGTATTCGCCGGGAAGTAA
- a CDS encoding carbohydrate ABC transporter permease yields MTLARSFRLGILSLGALLFLAPYIFMLSTAAKSQQDIFSSSLSLIPHNWALLDNLAKAFSRVPMGLLLFNGIVVCALILVIQVVVAIPCAYAMAKLNFRGQRTMMMMVMLGLLVPIHATALPFYVGFNQLGVLNSYFALSAPFFISVFGIFLFLQFFRAMPDDLISAARLDGMSEAGIVMRVIVPNAWPAITAFSIFSVVAHWNDLFWPLIVINGMERATPPLGLLYFRAAEAGDDYGALMAATLIITLPLLLAFLAAQRRFIEGITLTGLKG; encoded by the coding sequence ATGACATTGGCTCGTTCTTTCCGTCTTGGCATTCTTTCACTGGGTGCCCTGCTTTTTCTCGCGCCCTATATCTTCATGCTGTCGACGGCAGCAAAATCGCAGCAGGATATTTTCTCGTCCTCCCTGTCGCTGATCCCGCACAACTGGGCACTCCTGGATAATCTTGCCAAGGCATTCAGCCGTGTGCCGATGGGGCTTTTGCTGTTCAACGGCATAGTCGTCTGCGCGCTCATTCTGGTCATTCAGGTCGTGGTCGCCATTCCCTGCGCCTATGCCATGGCAAAGCTCAATTTCCGCGGCCAGCGTACTATGATGATGATGGTCATGCTCGGCCTGCTCGTGCCGATCCATGCCACCGCATTGCCCTTCTATGTCGGCTTCAATCAGCTCGGCGTGCTCAACAGCTATTTTGCTCTCAGTGCTCCGTTCTTCATCTCGGTCTTCGGCATATTCCTGTTTCTGCAGTTCTTCCGCGCCATGCCGGATGATCTCATCAGCGCCGCGCGTCTCGACGGCATGTCAGAGGCGGGCATCGTCATGCGGGTGATTGTACCCAATGCCTGGCCCGCCATCACCGCCTTCTCGATCTTCTCGGTGGTTGCGCACTGGAACGATCTGTTCTGGCCGCTGATCGTTATCAACGGCATGGAGCGCGCCACACCACCATTGGGCCTCCTCTATTTCCGCGCTGCGGAAGCAGGCGACGATTATGGGGCGTTGATGGCGGCAACCCTCATCATCACGCTGCCGCTGCTGCTTGCTTTTCTTGCCGCCCAACGCCGCTTCATCGAAGGCATCACCCTCACCGGCCTCAAGGGCTGA
- a CDS encoding TrkH family potassium uptake protein: protein MAVAMLLPAAIDLRDGSDDWLIFVRSAAATGALSALILLATQNQTMRFTPRLGFLLTACLWLTASFLGSIPLYFSHLPISYATAFFEAMSGVTSTGATALTGLDNMQRGILLWRSLLCWIGGIGFIGLALLMLPSLRAGGLALFHMENSDKSEKILPRMNQIALGIVLAYLSLTAACIIAYFAVGMSMFDAINHGFTTIATAGFSTHDSSIGFYQGNRPLLVVSTIFMALSALPFVLYIKAFMPRRMESLVDPQVKLFFTIAISFSFALAVVLRLGSDVPFGDALISASFHFVSVMTTTGYATEDYFLWGPPAIGIFFLASFLGGCAGSTSGGIKMNRLIILWSLTRANLARLIMPHAVIKIRYGSSEVSGEIAQNVLLYLFLYCASLIIGAVLLASLGLDFVSAFTGALTALSNIGPGFGDTIGPVGNFSTIHDPALWVLSFLMLAGRLELVTVYILFTRTFWVR, encoded by the coding sequence ATGGCGGTAGCCATGCTTCTGCCTGCAGCAATCGACCTGCGCGACGGAAGTGACGACTGGCTGATCTTCGTGCGTTCAGCTGCGGCAACCGGCGCGCTCTCTGCCTTGATTCTGCTGGCCACCCAGAACCAGACGATGCGCTTCACCCCGCGCCTTGGCTTTCTGCTGACGGCGTGCCTCTGGCTGACAGCGAGTTTTCTGGGTTCGATACCGCTTTATTTCTCGCATTTGCCGATCAGCTATGCGACGGCCTTCTTCGAGGCCATGTCGGGCGTCACGTCAACCGGCGCGACCGCGCTGACCGGGCTCGACAACATGCAGCGTGGCATTCTCCTGTGGCGCTCGCTTCTCTGCTGGATCGGGGGTATCGGCTTTATCGGCTTGGCTCTGCTGATGCTGCCGTCCCTGCGGGCGGGCGGGTTGGCGCTCTTCCATATGGAGAATTCCGACAAGTCGGAAAAAATTCTCCCGCGCATGAACCAGATCGCGCTCGGCATCGTGCTGGCCTATCTCAGCCTGACCGCCGCCTGCATCATTGCTTATTTTGCCGTCGGCATGAGCATGTTCGACGCCATCAACCACGGCTTCACGACGATTGCGACAGCAGGCTTTTCCACTCACGACAGCTCCATCGGCTTCTATCAGGGAAACCGCCCGCTCCTGGTCGTGTCCACGATCTTCATGGCCCTCTCGGCCCTGCCCTTCGTGCTCTATATCAAGGCCTTCATGCCACGCCGCATGGAATCGCTTGTCGACCCGCAGGTGAAACTGTTCTTCACGATCGCAATCAGCTTCAGCTTTGCACTCGCGGTGGTTCTGCGACTTGGGTCCGATGTGCCTTTCGGCGACGCGCTGATCTCGGCCTCTTTTCATTTTGTCTCGGTCATGACGACAACAGGCTATGCCACGGAAGACTATTTCCTGTGGGGACCACCCGCGATTGGAATTTTCTTTCTCGCTTCATTTCTGGGTGGCTGCGCCGGTTCGACGTCGGGCGGCATCAAGATGAACCGCCTCATCATCCTTTGGAGCCTGACGCGCGCCAATCTTGCCCGGCTCATCATGCCGCATGCTGTCATCAAGATCCGCTACGGCAGCTCGGAAGTTTCCGGCGAAATCGCACAGAACGTGCTTCTCTACCTGTTCCTCTACTGCGCCTCGCTGATTATAGGCGCGGTGCTGCTTGCCTCACTGGGCCTCGACTTCGTGTCGGCCTTCACTGGCGCACTGACCGCGCTCTCCAATATCGGCCCCGGCTTTGGCGACACCATTGGCCCCGTCGGCAACTTTTCCACCATTCACGACCCGGCATTGTGGGTCCTTTCCTTCCTGATGCTGGCAGGGCGTCTGGAGCTCGTTACCGTGTATATCCTGTTCACTCGCACTTTTTGGGTGCGTTGA
- a CDS encoding LysR family transcriptional regulator translates to MVAPLDWDKLRIFHAAAEAGSFTHAAQTLHLSQSAISRQVSALEQDVGVPLFHRHARGLILTEQGETLYRTAHDVLMKLENVRSKLAESKEKPTGRLRVTTTVGLGSGWLIERIQEFVELYPDIQLQLILDNEELDLTMRHADCAIRLRQPQQPDLIQRRLFTVHMHVYASAGYVSKYGKLNSIDEIDQHRVVTFGEPAPSYLTGLNWLEIAGRADGSTRIPALQVNNLLSIRRAVQRGVGIAVLPDYMADKESGLVQLLPELEEIPSFDTFFCYPEALKNSAKLHAFRDFLFSKARNWTY, encoded by the coding sequence GTGGTCGCTCCGCTCGACTGGGATAAACTGCGCATTTTTCATGCTGCGGCTGAGGCTGGGTCGTTCACCCACGCAGCCCAGACATTGCATCTGTCGCAATCGGCTATCTCGCGTCAGGTGAGCGCGCTGGAGCAGGATGTCGGCGTCCCGCTGTTTCATCGTCATGCACGCGGTCTGATCCTGACCGAGCAGGGCGAAACGCTTTATCGCACTGCACATGACGTGCTGATGAAGCTTGAGAATGTTCGCTCGAAGCTTGCCGAGAGCAAGGAAAAGCCGACGGGTCGTCTTCGCGTGACGACGACTGTTGGTCTTGGCTCCGGCTGGCTGATCGAGCGGATTCAGGAATTCGTCGAGCTTTATCCCGATATCCAGCTGCAGCTGATCCTCGACAATGAGGAACTGGACCTGACGATGCGTCATGCGGATTGTGCCATCCGGTTGCGGCAGCCGCAGCAGCCAGACCTGATCCAGCGCCGGCTGTTCACAGTGCATATGCATGTCTATGCGTCGGCTGGTTATGTTTCGAAATATGGCAAGTTGAATTCGATCGATGAGATTGATCAGCATCGTGTCGTGACTTTCGGTGAACCGGCGCCAAGCTATCTGACAGGCCTGAACTGGCTGGAGATTGCTGGACGTGCCGATGGCAGTACGCGCATTCCCGCGTTGCAGGTGAACAATCTGCTGTCGATCCGTCGCGCTGTGCAGCGTGGCGTCGGCATCGCCGTTCTGCCCGATTATATGGCCGACAAGGAATCCGGTCTGGTGCAACTTCTGCCGGAACTGGAAGAAATACCGTCCTTCGATACTTTCTTCTGCTATCCGGAAGCCTTGAAGAACTCCGCGAAACTGCACGCTTTCCGCGACTTCCTGTTCTCGAAGGCCCGCAACTGGACCTATTGA
- a CDS encoding carbohydrate ABC transporter permease translates to MSDFTLSGPAATSARTAADEARRREERLAWKLAAPAIILTGLLILLPTAAVIFWSLTNFELGYDGFEFIGLENYAELFSDRTFLVSLKNTAIYTVIVAPASVFLGLGVALLIEGEVRGKSFFRTVYFLPVASLLVAMATVWQYLLHPTLGPVNAMLGMIGIAGPNWLGSSETVLFSLALIGIWQSVGFNMVLFLAGLTAIPRELYSAAEVDGVKNSWERFRLVTWPLLGPTTLFVTTISIINAVKVFETVKTLTEGGPNKASEVLLWTIYQEGFVYLRVGYASAMTVIFLAVLVILMMLQFRVLDRRTHY, encoded by the coding sequence ATGTCTGATTTTACGCTATCCGGCCCTGCGGCCACCAGCGCGCGCACGGCGGCTGATGAAGCCCGCCGCCGCGAAGAACGGCTGGCCTGGAAACTGGCAGCTCCGGCCATCATTCTGACGGGGCTGCTGATCCTCCTGCCGACAGCCGCCGTCATTTTCTGGAGCCTGACCAATTTCGAGCTTGGCTATGACGGTTTCGAATTCATCGGACTGGAAAACTACGCCGAACTCTTCAGCGACCGGACGTTTCTGGTCTCGCTGAAGAACACCGCCATCTATACCGTGATCGTGGCACCAGCTTCCGTCTTTCTCGGCCTCGGCGTGGCCCTCCTCATCGAAGGCGAAGTTCGCGGCAAATCCTTCTTCCGCACCGTCTATTTTCTGCCGGTCGCATCGCTCCTCGTGGCGATGGCAACCGTCTGGCAATATCTGCTGCATCCGACACTCGGCCCCGTCAACGCCATGCTGGGCATGATCGGCATCGCCGGTCCAAACTGGCTAGGCTCCAGCGAGACGGTGCTGTTCAGCCTCGCATTGATCGGCATCTGGCAGAGCGTCGGCTTCAACATGGTGCTGTTTCTGGCCGGTCTCACGGCCATCCCGCGAGAACTCTATTCGGCCGCTGAAGTCGACGGCGTGAAAAACAGCTGGGAGCGCTTCCGGCTGGTCACATGGCCCCTGCTCGGCCCAACCACGCTATTCGTCACGACGATCAGCATCATCAATGCCGTAAAGGTGTTCGAGACGGTCAAGACGCTGACCGAAGGCGGCCCGAACAAGGCATCGGAAGTCCTGCTCTGGACCATCTATCAGGAAGGCTTCGTCTATCTGCGCGTTGGTTATGCCTCGGCAATGACGGTGATCTTTCTCGCGGTTCTGGTGATCCTGATGATGTTGCAGTTCCGCGTGCTGGACCGTCGCACCCATTACTGA
- a CDS encoding Lrp/AsnC family transcriptional regulator, translated as MPIKADLDEIDWKILRELQNNGRITNVELAERVGISAPPCLRRVRKLEESGVIRGYRAILNGNSLGQDLVAFCSVGLHRQADADLKAFAEKSKQWPLVRRAWMVSGESDFLLHCVARDLNTFQTFVIEELTAAPNVDSVRTALTIRPVKDEPLMIL; from the coding sequence ATGCCGATCAAGGCCGATCTGGATGAAATCGATTGGAAAATCCTTCGGGAGCTCCAGAATAACGGGCGCATCACCAATGTCGAGCTGGCCGAACGCGTCGGTATTTCGGCTCCGCCCTGCCTGCGCCGTGTGCGCAAGCTGGAAGAAAGCGGCGTTATCCGGGGCTATCGGGCCATTCTGAATGGCAATTCCCTTGGACAGGATTTGGTTGCTTTCTGTTCGGTTGGCCTCCATCGCCAGGCCGATGCCGACCTCAAGGCTTTTGCCGAGAAATCCAAGCAGTGGCCTCTGGTACGCCGCGCCTGGATGGTTTCGGGCGAGTCCGATTTCCTGCTCCATTGCGTCGCGCGCGATCTCAACACGTTCCAGACCTTCGTGATCGAGGAACTGACCGCCGCTCCCAATGTGGATTCCGTGCGCACCGCACTGACCATTCGTCCGGTCAAGGACGAACCGCTGATGATTCTCTGA
- the greA gene encoding transcription elongation factor GreA: protein MEKFPMTPGGFEKLKEELRWRQQSERPRIIEAIAEARAHGDLSENAEYHAAKEAQSLNEGRINELEDLVARAEIIDVSKLSGDRIKFGATVTMIDEDTDEEKVYQIVGDQEADVKEGRISISSPIARALIGKGEGDTIEVNAPGGSRSYEIVGLKFV, encoded by the coding sequence ATGGAAAAGTTCCCTATGACCCCTGGCGGTTTCGAAAAGCTCAAGGAAGAGCTGCGCTGGCGTCAGCAATCGGAGCGCCCTCGGATTATTGAGGCGATCGCCGAAGCACGTGCGCATGGCGATCTGTCGGAAAACGCCGAATATCATGCTGCGAAAGAAGCCCAGAGCCTGAATGAAGGTCGTATCAACGAACTGGAAGATCTGGTCGCGCGCGCCGAGATTATCGATGTCTCGAAGCTGTCGGGTGACCGCATCAAGTTCGGTGCCACCGTCACCATGATTGACGAGGATACGGATGAAGAGAAGGTCTACCAGATCGTTGGCGATCAGGAAGCCGATGTGAAGGAAGGCCGCATCTCCATTTCATCGCCGATTGCGCGTGCGCTGATCGGCAAGGGCGAAGGCGATACGATTGAAGTCAACGCACCGGGCGGTTCGCGTTCCTACGAAATCGTCGGTTTGAAGTTCGTCTGA
- the trxB gene encoding thioredoxin-disulfide reductase, translated as MSQRHAPVIVIGSGPAGYTAAIYAARAMLKPLIIAGLQQGGQLMITTDVENYPGYADPVQGPWMMEQMAKQAENVGSEIVHDIITEVETAVRPFRLKGDSGTIYTCDALIIATGAQAKWLGLDSEQTFMGGGVSACATCDGFFYRGKDVVVVGGGNTAVEEALYLSHIAKSVTVVHRRDGFRAEKIMQDRLLSRQNVSVVWNSVIDEILGTEAKPPMGATVTGVRLKNVVTGETQELDTHGVFVAIGHAPAVSLFEGKLKQKPNGYLWTAPDSTATDVPGIFAAGDVTDDIYRQAVTAAGLGCMAALEAERWLAAQEPLHEAAE; from the coding sequence ATGTCACAGCGTCACGCGCCAGTCATAGTCATCGGCTCAGGTCCTGCTGGTTATACCGCTGCGATTTATGCTGCTCGCGCCATGCTGAAACCACTCATCATTGCCGGTCTCCAGCAGGGTGGTCAGCTGATGATCACCACCGATGTGGAAAATTATCCGGGCTACGCCGATCCGGTGCAGGGGCCATGGATGATGGAACAGATGGCAAAGCAAGCGGAAAATGTCGGCTCCGAAATCGTCCATGACATTATTACCGAGGTTGAAACCGCGGTGCGCCCTTTCCGCCTGAAGGGTGATTCCGGCACGATCTATACCTGCGATGCTTTGATCATCGCGACGGGTGCGCAGGCCAAGTGGCTTGGCCTCGACAGCGAGCAGACCTTCATGGGCGGTGGCGTTTCTGCTTGCGCGACCTGTGACGGTTTCTTCTATCGCGGCAAGGATGTGGTCGTTGTCGGCGGTGGCAATACCGCTGTTGAGGAAGCGCTTTATCTTTCCCATATCGCCAAGAGCGTGACGGTCGTGCATCGCCGCGATGGCTTCCGTGCAGAGAAGATCATGCAGGATCGCCTGCTTTCGCGCCAGAACGTCTCGGTGGTCTGGAACAGTGTGATCGACGAAATCCTTGGCACCGAGGCAAAGCCGCCGATGGGCGCAACTGTGACCGGCGTACGCCTCAAGAACGTGGTGACGGGCGAGACGCAGGAACTCGACACGCACGGTGTTTTTGTCGCTATCGGCCACGCACCTGCGGTTTCTTTGTTCGAGGGCAAGCTCAAGCAGAAGCCGAACGGCTATCTGTGGACTGCACCCGATTCGACGGCCACCGACGTTCCGGGCATTTTTGCTGCGGGCGACGTCACGGACGATATTTATCGGCAGGCTGTGACTGCCGCCGGTTTGGGTTGCATGGCTGCTCTGGAAGCTGAGCGCTGGCTTGCCGCACAGGAACCGCTGCACGAAGCTGCGGAGTAA
- a CDS encoding ABC transporter substrate-binding protein — MKRFSSALAALAMATGLGSPAFAETTLNVHYPMPGFFKDVMADISGKFMAENPDIKINFVSPSATYEEGIQTIMRQAGTSEMPDITFTGLNRLRVLAERNIGVDMKPLVEKETDMEAQGFTDHLLSLARVGDRQVGLAFATSNPIMYYNADLLKAAGGNPDTPPTTWDEVIELGGKIKALGNGNEGIDFRWQGDDWMFSALLFGAGGTMLTEDEKKVAFDGPEGLEAFKLVDRMVKEGGMPVLTKAAGEQAFAAGKVGFSFQTTGALRNTIKNVGDKFDLRTAKIPLINAEKGHLPTGGNAVVILTEDQAKQDAAWKFAKFAAGPYGASVVVPGTGYVPNNELAAKSDEYLGKFYAENPLFKAGLSQMSLMIPWYAFPGSNGVKVTQTIVDNLSRVVEQSATPEDALADASKEVQRLLPRK; from the coding sequence ATGAAACGCTTTTCCAGTGCACTCGCCGCTCTGGCAATGGCAACAGGTCTCGGCTCGCCCGCCTTTGCCGAAACGACGCTGAATGTGCACTATCCGATGCCAGGCTTTTTCAAGGATGTCATGGCTGACATCTCTGGAAAGTTCATGGCAGAAAATCCGGACATCAAGATCAACTTCGTCAGCCCCTCGGCAACCTACGAAGAAGGCATCCAGACGATCATGCGTCAGGCCGGAACGTCGGAAATGCCGGATATCACCTTCACCGGGTTGAACCGCCTGCGCGTATTGGCCGAGCGCAATATCGGCGTCGACATGAAGCCGCTGGTCGAAAAAGAAACCGACATGGAAGCACAGGGCTTCACTGATCACCTGCTGAGCCTCGCCCGCGTTGGCGACCGTCAAGTTGGTCTTGCTTTCGCGACCTCCAACCCGATCATGTATTACAATGCTGATCTCCTGAAGGCTGCAGGCGGCAATCCCGACACGCCTCCAACCACCTGGGACGAAGTGATCGAGCTCGGCGGCAAGATCAAGGCGCTTGGCAACGGCAATGAAGGCATTGATTTCCGCTGGCAGGGTGACGACTGGATGTTCTCGGCGCTTCTGTTCGGCGCAGGCGGCACCATGCTGACCGAAGACGAGAAGAAGGTCGCCTTCGATGGACCGGAAGGGCTCGAAGCCTTCAAGCTGGTCGACCGCATGGTGAAGGAAGGCGGCATGCCGGTTCTGACCAAGGCAGCGGGTGAGCAGGCTTTCGCGGCTGGCAAAGTCGGCTTCTCGTTCCAGACGACTGGCGCGCTGCGCAACACGATCAAGAATGTCGGCGACAAGTTCGATCTGCGCACTGCCAAAATTCCTCTTATCAATGCTGAAAAGGGTCACCTGCCAACCGGTGGCAACGCAGTCGTCATCCTGACCGAAGATCAGGCCAAGCAGGATGCGGCATGGAAATTCGCCAAGTTCGCTGCCGGCCCTTACGGCGCTTCCGTCGTCGTTCCCGGCACCGGCTATGTGCCGAACAACGAACTGGCTGCAAAGTCCGACGAATATCTCGGCAAATTCTACGCGGAAAATCCGCTGTTCAAGGCCGGTCTCAGCCAGATGTCACTGATGATCCCGTGGTATGCCTTCCCGGGTTCGAACGGCGTGAAGGTGACACAAACCATCGTGGACAATCTTTCGCGCGTCGTCGAGCAATCCGCCACGCCGGAAGACGCCCTTGCCGATGCATCCAAGGAAGTGCAGCGCCTGCTGCCACGCAAATAA
- a CDS encoding metallophosphoesterase family protein — MRIVQITDTHLSPIKPHFNRNWEPLVAWIDQQKPDLVIHTGDLTVDGADVEADLLFCRTCLNELPARVLSLPGNHDIGHLPESHQPVNPQRLMRWRRHIGPDRWAENFGNWRIIGLNSLVIGSGEAEEAEQFQWLEDELKNSDGKPVAVFAHKPLFVDDPDEGDSGYWGIRPAPRQRLYDLFAQYNVQLHASGHLHRAWSGDAFGTNYVWAPAAAFIVGPMERDLPGERILGAAIHDLDEVATSSIVRIDELTPYVIDDVVHEVYPHHAGDGEKVVEEASQ, encoded by the coding sequence GTGCGGATCGTTCAGATTACAGATACCCACCTCAGCCCCATCAAGCCGCACTTCAATCGCAACTGGGAACCGCTCGTTGCCTGGATCGATCAGCAAAAGCCCGATCTCGTCATTCACACCGGTGACCTGACCGTCGATGGCGCAGACGTAGAGGCTGATCTTCTGTTCTGCCGCACCTGCCTGAACGAGCTTCCGGCGCGTGTTCTCAGTCTTCCGGGCAACCACGATATCGGCCATCTTCCCGAGAGCCACCAGCCGGTCAATCCGCAGCGCCTGATGCGCTGGCGTCGTCATATCGGTCCGGACCGCTGGGCGGAAAATTTCGGCAACTGGCGCATCATCGGCCTCAACAGTCTCGTCATCGGTTCCGGTGAAGCCGAAGAAGCAGAACAGTTCCAGTGGCTCGAAGACGAATTGAAGAACAGCGATGGCAAGCCCGTCGCCGTCTTCGCCCACAAGCCGCTCTTCGTGGACGATCCGGATGAAGGCGACAGCGGCTACTGGGGCATTCGCCCTGCCCCGCGCCAACGTCTTTATGATCTCTTCGCTCAGTATAATGTTCAGCTTCATGCCAGCGGCCACCTGCATCGTGCATGGTCGGGCGACGCCTTCGGCACGAATTATGTCTGGGCGCCTGCCGCAGCCTTCATCGTCGGGCCGATGGAACGCGATCTCCCCGGCGAACGTATCCTCGGAGCCGCCATTCACGATCTCGATGAAGTCGCCACAAGCAGCATCGTCCGCATCGATGAGCTGACGCCCTATGTCATCGATGACGTGGTGCATGAAGTCTATCCACACCACGCTGGCGACGGCGAGAAAGTCGTTGAGGAGGCAAGCCAGTGA
- a CDS encoding ABC transporter ATP-binding protein, translated as MSTLVLRDIGKSYGGNRILDGISIEAAEGEFIALVGPSGCGKSTLLRILAGLDHADEGSVELAGRNITGAHPADRNIAMVFQSYALYPHLTTAQNIAVPLAMRDLTAVERLPMIGAFIPGQRRKRAAIQKQVRATATSLKIDHLLDRKPGQMSGGQRQRVALARALVRQPGAFLMDEPLSNLDANLRVHTRAEIVELHRRAGVPTIYVTHDQAEALSMADRVAVMMGGKLLQIDTPTAIYNDPRHIEVAQFIGTPRINILEALVSDNGMVHFAGRPILQDVAAHSGTNIRIGIRPEHFQLKPHDKTGIAGTVSRIEFLGSEVLVYLKAPGASQDFTVKLTPEQARDIVVGLPVGLHFDASHAHLFGEDGLRLRQPAGNIVKPASPAKAAAHV; from the coding sequence GTGAGCACGCTCGTCCTTCGCGACATCGGCAAATCCTACGGAGGCAATCGCATTCTCGATGGCATTTCCATCGAAGCAGCAGAAGGCGAATTCATCGCCCTCGTCGGCCCGTCGGGCTGCGGAAAGAGCACCTTACTGCGCATTCTGGCCGGTCTCGACCATGCGGATGAAGGAAGCGTGGAGTTGGCAGGGCGTAACATAACTGGCGCCCACCCTGCCGACCGCAACATCGCCATGGTGTTCCAGTCCTACGCGCTCTACCCTCATCTGACGACAGCGCAGAACATCGCGGTGCCGCTTGCAATGCGTGATCTGACCGCTGTGGAACGCCTGCCAATGATCGGCGCTTTCATTCCCGGCCAGCGCAGGAAGCGCGCCGCCATCCAGAAGCAGGTCAGGGCAACCGCAACAAGCCTCAAGATCGACCATCTGCTCGACCGCAAGCCGGGCCAGATGTCCGGCGGCCAGCGCCAGCGCGTGGCCCTTGCCCGTGCGCTCGTCCGCCAGCCCGGTGCATTCCTGATGGATGAACCATTGTCGAACCTCGATGCCAATCTGCGTGTTCACACCCGTGCGGAAATCGTCGAATTGCATCGCCGCGCCGGTGTCCCGACTATCTATGTGACCCACGACCAGGCCGAAGCGCTCAGCATGGCCGACCGCGTTGCAGTGATGATGGGCGGAAAACTGCTGCAGATCGACACGCCAACCGCAATCTATAACGATCCGCGCCATATCGAGGTCGCACAGTTCATCGGCACGCCGCGCATCAATATTCTGGAAGCATTGGTCAGCGACAACGGCATGGTGCATTTTGCCGGTCGCCCCATCCTGCAGGACGTCGCCGCCCATTCCGGTACCAATATCCGCATCGGCATTCGTCCTGAGCATTTTCAGCTCAAGCCTCATGACAAGACAGGCATTGCGGGCACGGTATCGCGGATCGAATTTCTCGGCTCGGAAGTACTGGTCTATCTCAAGGCTCCCGGCGCCTCACAAGATTTCACTGTGAAGCTCACACCCGAACAAGCCCGTGACATTGTCGTCGGCCTGCCGGTGGGCCTGCATTTCGATGCCAGCCACGCCCACCTCTTCGGAGAAGATGGTTTGCGCCTGCGCCAGCCCGCCGGGAACATCGTCAAACCTGCATCGCCGGCAAAGGCTGCCGCTCATGTCTGA